GCACCCTGACATTGACAATCTTTAGTAATTTGCCCTAGACTGTAATTGATAATCATTTTCAATTATTAACTCAGATGAAAGTAACGGAAAAGACCATCTTCTCAACATTGCGAAAAAACGGCTATAAAGTGACGCCACAGCGTCGCGTTGTAATTCAGGCTATTGCCGACAGTGAGGACCACCTGACACCCGCCGAAATATATAACATGGTAAACCGGAACAAACCCGGTACTGGCCTGGTGACCGTCTACCGTACCCTGGAGGTTCTTATCGCCCTTAACCTTGTCTGCGAGCTTCACACCGGCACCAACTGCCCCAGCTACACGCTCAGCATACCCCAGCACCATCACCACCTGGTATGCTCCGATTGCGGCAAAGTCGTTGACTTCACCGGGCACAATCTGGCAGAGCTGGAAGAAAGGCTGGCCCGGGAGAGCGGGTTCAGAATCGATGACCACATACTTGAATTCACCGGCCGCTGCCGTACCTGCCAGGAGATGTCCGGCACTGTATCCGCCGCCAGGTAATAGAGGATGTTTCGTCTAATAGTAACCGAACTGAGACACCACGTTCTGTTCACAGTGCTCGGCGCTGCCTCCGGAATAGTCTTCGTCATCATTATCGCCCTGACCGATACACTACCGGTCGTCTCCGGTGCATCGGAAACGGTGTTTAGCATACTACACCCGCTGCACGTGGTATTAAGTGCCGCGGTCACAACGGCAATGTACCGCAGGCACTCGCGCGGGCGCATCCTGCCCACTATCCTCATCGGGTACTTCGGGGCAATCGGTATTGCCACCATCAGTGATTCCCTGGTCCCATTTCTCGGGGAGAGCCTGCTCCACCTGCCCCACGCGGAAGCTCACATTGGCTTCATCGAGATGTGGTGGGTGGTGAACCCGGCCGCTCTACTCGGTATTGCTCTGGGCCTCTGGAAGTCTGTGACCAGGTTCCCTCACGCCGGGCACGTCTTCCTGAGCACCTGGGCATCCCTGTTCCACATCATCATGGCCATGGGCACAACGGTAGAATGGCTCCTTGTCCTGCCGATATTCGCCTTCCTCTTCCTTGCCGTGTGGTTTCCATGCTGCCTGAGCGATATCGCTTTCCCCCTGCTCTTCTCAAGGGAGGGAGTGCATTCTGAGGAACACTAGCCCAACCCCACGCAGAGATGAGGAGGTATAGTCCGGGACCCGAGTATTTGTCCTGGGCACCAGACTCAGATATCATGGTTTCCAGAGCCGGCATGGAGAGAGGTATCAAAGGGTGGAAAAATCCGGAATCGTCATCATCGGGGGCTTTCTCGGAAGCGGCAAGACAACCCTGCTCAAGAAGCTGCTCGAATGGGAGTTCGAACGGGGCACCAGGCCGCAGGTGATAATGAGCGAGTTCGGTGATTTCGACGTCGATGGCGCCATTATCGGTGACTGCCGCATTGACATTTCGGCTATCGTCAGCGGCTGTATCTGCTGCGGTTCGAGAGACGAACTGGCCGATGCCCTGACCGGGATGCTGCGCTCTGCACCCGGCTCACCGATATATATCGAGGCAACCGGAGTAGCCGACCCGGCCGGTGTACTCACGGCCATTACGCCCGTCATCGGTGATAGCGGTAACTTCGTCAGGAAGGTAATCGTTATCCATGACGCCAGCCGACACGACAGCCTGGATAAAGACGCGGTTCTCGTCGAGCGACAGCTTATGGCGGCTGACCACATTATCCTGAACAAGTGTGACCTCGTACCGGATAAGGTCGATACTATCATCGAAGAAGTGGCAGCGGTCAATCCTGCCGCTACGATAACAAAAGCCGTGGCCTGCGCCGTAGACCCGGAGGAGATGACCCGGGGTGTCACTGCCGTGAAAGCGGGGCTGGGGAACGAGCATGGTGACGACCATTACAGCAGCTTCGCCTTCCAGCTTGAGTCCCGCCTATCTCAGACCGCACTGGAGAAGTGGCTGGAGTCACTACCACCGACCGTTCTCCGGGTCAAAGGGTTCGTCCGATTACAGGGGCAGAATGGCCTCTTCGAGGTACAGGCAACCCGGGGGCAGTTCAGCATCACGCCCTTCCCCACGCGGGGATGGCAGGACTCGGTACTGGTCGCCATTACTCATCCCATGCCCGCCGAGGAGCTGGTCAGGGGATTTCAGGACTGCGTGGCTGCCCGGGAAACCACCTGAGCCAACCCCCCAAACCTAAGTAATCCCTGTCAGGGTAATATTTGTCCATTCTGTGCGCTCTCACGACTATCGGTGACTGTATCGGAATGCCGGGATTGACCCCGGCAGCAACTCCGCCTACAATAGTCGTGAGCGCCCACTGCGGTGGGGCCCACTAAAGTGGGGAACCAGCAAAGGGTGAGGAGTTGTCGTGAATCTTGCCGTCCAGCTTGCCCCACAAAATAAAAAGGGGTTGCTACTGGCCAACCCGGTGATGAACGCTTCCGGTACATTCGGCTATGGTACCGAGTACAGCCACCTGCTTGATATCCGGAGACTGGGAGCTATCGTATGCAAGGGCACGACCCTTAAACCGAGAGAGGG
This portion of the Dehalococcoidales bacterium genome encodes:
- a CDS encoding transcriptional repressor, giving the protein MKVTEKTIFSTLRKNGYKVTPQRRVVIQAIADSEDHLTPAEIYNMVNRNKPGTGLVTVYRTLEVLIALNLVCELHTGTNCPSYTLSIPQHHHHLVCSDCGKVVDFTGHNLAELEERLARESGFRIDDHILEFTGRCRTCQEMSGTVSAAR
- a CDS encoding GTP-binding protein; this translates as MEKSGIVIIGGFLGSGKTTLLKKLLEWEFERGTRPQVIMSEFGDFDVDGAIIGDCRIDISAIVSGCICCGSRDELADALTGMLRSAPGSPIYIEATGVADPAGVLTAITPVIGDSGNFVRKVIVIHDASRHDSLDKDAVLVERQLMAADHIILNKCDLVPDKVDTIIEEVAAVNPAATITKAVACAVDPEEMTRGVTAVKAGLGNEHGDDHYSSFAFQLESRLSQTALEKWLESLPPTVLRVKGFVRLQGQNGLFEVQATRGQFSITPFPTRGWQDSVLVAITHPMPAEELVRGFQDCVAARETT